Genomic window (Egicoccus halophilus):
AGGCCGCTCTCGCGCACGACCCGGACGCACTCGGCGACGGCGTCACCGACGTGCTGGGGGCCGACGGGGGCAACGGAGAAGGCGACGATCACGGCGGGCTCCTGGTGTCGGGGATCGCCCGGACACGCGCGTCCGAGGGCGGGACCAACAGCCAACCAGACCGGCCGCCGGGACCACTACCCTCGACCGGGACGTGAACAGGGTCGAGCGAACCGACGCCTCCCGGCTGCGTGCCGCGGCCGCTCTCGCCTGCCTCGTCGCCGGCCTGCTGTCGGTGTTGGGCGCCACCTCGGTCCGGGCGCAGGCACCGACCTCGATCGCCACCACCACCGTCACCGGGGCGATCACGCCGGTCACCGCCGAGCACCTCGCCGACACGGTCGCGCTGGCCGCCCAGGACGGACACCAGGCGCTGGTCGTGCTCCTCGACACCCCCGGCGGGCTGGTCGACGCGACCCGCCGCATCGCCCAGTCCTTCCTCGACGCCCCGCTGCCGGTGGTCGTCTACGTCGCCCCGGCGGGCGCCGACGCCGGGTCGGCCGGCACCTTCATCACCTACGCCGGGCACGTCGCCGCGATGGCACCGGCGACCACCATCGGCGCGGCCACCCCGGTCGACCTCGAGGGCGGTGAGGTCGGCGACAAGATCGTCGAGAACGCGGCCGCTTTCGCCCGGACGCTCGCCGAGGAACGCGGACGCGACGTCGACTTCGCCGTGGCGTCCGTGCGTGACGGGCGCTCCGTCACCGCCGCGACCGCGCTCGAGGAGGGGGTCGTCGACCTGATCGCCGACGACCTCGACGACCTGCTCGGACGTCTCGACGGCGCCGACGTCGAGGTCCGCGGGCGCGGCACGGTGACGCTCACGACGGCCGGTGCGACCACGGTCGACTACGAGATGTCCACGGCGCGGACGCTGTTGGCGATCCTGGCCGACCCGAACCTCGCGTTCGTCTTCCTCTCGCTGGGCACGCTGGGCATCCTCTACGAGATCGCCTCGCCGGGCCTCGGGCTCGGCGGCGTCATCGGGGTCGCCTCCCTCGTCCTGGCGATGTTCTCGCTCGCGGTGCTGCCGGTGAACTGGGCCGGCGCGGTCCTGCTCGTGGTGGCCTTCGTCATGTTCGTCGCGGAGCTGTTCATGCCCGGCGTCGGGGTGGGCGCCGCCGGGGGCACCGGCGCGCTGGTCCTGGGCGGGTTGTTCCTGTTCCAGGACCAGCCGGGCCTCGGGGTGGACTGGTGGGTCATCGCCCCGACCGCGGTGCTGATGCTCGCGCTCACGATCCTCGCCGGACGCATCGTCTGGCGCAGTCGGGCGCGTCCCTCGGCCGCCGGCTCGGACGACCTGCTCGGCCGCACGGTCGTCGTCCGCGACGCCGCGACGGGCACGCCACGGGCTCGGGTGAGCGGTTCGTACTGGCGCCTGCAACCGCTCGACGGCGCGCCGCCGCTGCGCGACGGTCAGACCGTCGAGGTCGTCGACCGGCACAACCTCGACCTCGTGGTGGTCCCCGTCGCACGCGCGCGTGCCGACGGCTCCGCCGCTCCCATCCGCACCGACTGACCCAGGAGACCCCATGGACGGCGCCGTCATCGGCATCGCCTTCGCCCTCGTGTTGCTCGTGCTCATCGTCGCGTCGTCGATCCGGATCGTCGACGAGTACGAGCGCGGGGTCATCTTCCGTCTCGGCCGGGTCACCGGCGCCCGCGGCCCCGGACTGTTCTTCCTCATCCCGGTGATCGAGAAGATGGTGAAGGTCAACCTGCAGACCATCGCCATGGACATCCCGCCGCAGGACATCATCACCAAGGACAACGTGACCGTCCGGGTCAACGCCGTCACCTACTTCAACGTGACCGAACCGGTGGCCTCGGTCGTCAAGGTGCAGAACTACGCCTACGCCACCTCCCAGATCGCCCAGACCACGCTGCGCTCGGTGATCGGCGGCGTCGACCTCGACGAGGTGCTCGTCAACCGCGACGAGATCAACTCCCAGTTGCAGCAGATCATCGACGGGATCACCGACGACTGGGGCGTCAAGGTGACCCTCGTCGAGGTCAAGGACGTCGAGCTGCCCGAGGTCATGCGGCGCGCGATGGCGCGCCAGGCCGAGGCCGAGCGCGACCGCCGGGCGAAGGTGATCCACGCGCAGGGGGAGTTCGAGGCGGCGCAGCGGCTGTCCGAGGCCGCCCACGTGCTGGCGACCGAGTCCGGCGCCATGCAGCTGCGACTGCTGCAGACCCTGACCGACATCTCCGCGGAGCAGAACTCCACGCTGGTGCTGCCCATCCCCATGGAACTGCTCAAGTTCGCCGAGTCGTTCGCGCCGAACCAGTCCGACGCTTCCCGCAACGCGTGAGGCCACGGGGGGCGGGCGCGTCGCGGACCGGGCGGACCGCGACGCTGCACCGGGCGCACAGAGGAGCCGGGTACGCTGCGGCCCGCTCCGGAGGAACGCCCACGCGGCCGTCTCGAGGGCCACGCCGTTCGTGTGATCCCGTCCTCTGCGAATCTGCTCCTCCCCCGAAAGGTGAGGCACGTGTCGGCCGACGCACTCCGGTCCGCGTCCGGCCGCTCGCTGCGAGCACTGAGGTGGGTGCTGGGTGTCGTCGCGATCGCGACCGTCGCCGTCGGCATCAACCTCGCGTTCGGCGCGAGCGCCACCGCCCAGGAACCAGGTCTGGGTGGCCAGTGGGCCCAGGACCAGGACCTGGTCAACCGCGGAGCACAGCTGTTCGGTGCCAACTGCGCGCTGTGCCACGGTGAGCAGGGCCGCGGTCTGCAGCAGCCCGGACCGCAGGCCGGACCCTCGCTGATCGGCGTCGGGGCGGCCTCGGTCGACTTCATGGTCCGCTCGGGCCGGATGCCGATGACCGATGCGCAGAACCGCCTGCAGCGCGGCCCCAACCGGTTCAGCGAGGAGGACACCCGGGCGCTGGTCGCGTTCGTCGAGAGCCTCGCCCCGGGCGAGGGACCCGACATCCCCGACATCGACGGCTGGCAGGAGGCCGACCTCTCCCACGGCCTCGAGCTGTTCACGCGCAACTGTGCCGCCTGCCACGGGCCCACGGCCCAGGGCATCGCGGTCGGGCAGCGCGACATCTCCTCGACCCTCGACGTCGTACCGCCGCTCGAGATCGCCGAGGCGGTCCGCAGCGGCCCGGGCGTGATGCCCCGGTTCCTCGAGGACACCATGAGCGAGGAGGACCTGCAGGCCGTCACGGCCTGGGTCATGGACCTTCGCGAACGCGAGGCACCGGGCGGTTGGTCCTTCGGGCGCTCGGGCCCGGTCGCCGAGGGCGCCATCGCGATCATCGTCGGCCTCGGTCTGCTCACGATCGTGATGTACCTGCTCGGCGAGAAGGCGCACGACGAGTACGACGAGGTGGAGGAATACCGTGGCGAGCGGTGACCGGCCCCGCACGCGCGGGGAACAATGGCGCGAACAGCGTGAGCGGCAGGACCGCGGCGCCCGGCTCGCCGCCATCAGCTTCGTCGTCGCCATCATCGCGGCGTTCGGGCTCATGGGCGTCTACATCGCCGGTGGGCAGACCCAGCTCGAGGGTGCGCTGCTGTTCGTCGCCTTCGGGGCGGTGGGCACCGGTCTCGGCATCTGGGGCAAGCAGGTCATCGGGCCCCGGATCGTGGTCGAGGAGCGCTATCCGATGCGCTCGCCCGAACCGGCACGCGACGAGTTCGAGGCCGCCTACGAGGAGTCGCTCGGCGAGGCCGTCGTCGGTGGCCGTCGGCGGTTCCTGCTGCGTCTGCTGGCCGGTGCCGGCGCGTCGCTCGGGCTGGCCTTGATCGTCCCGATCCGTTCGCTCGGGCCGGGCCCCGGTCGCGACCTGTTCGCCACCGCCTGGGAGCCCGGCCTGCGGCTGGTCGACGCCGGCGGCACCCCGATCCTCGCCGAGCAGATGGCCGCCGACGAGGTGCGCACCGTGTTCCCCGAAGGGGCGGCGGGTGACGCCAAGGCGCAGGCGCTGCTGATCGGTACGCGCCCCGACCAGCTCGACCGCGACGCGCTGCCCGGCCAGACCGTCGGCGACCTGGTGTGCTACTCGAAGATCTGCACCCACGCCGGCTGCCCGGTCGGGCTCTACCGCGCGTCGGTGGGCGAGCTGATCTGCCCCTGTCACCAGTCGACCTTCGACGTGAACAACGCCGCGGTGGTGGTGTCCGGACCGGCGGGTCGCGGTCTGCCGCAGTTGCCCCTGGGTGTGGACGACGAGGGCTACCTGATCGCGACCGGCGACTTCAACGAGCCGGTCGGTCCGTCGTTCTGGAACATGACCCACGACGTGGACGTGTGAGGAGCCGACCGTGAGCGCCGCTGAGACCCGACGCCGCCAGAGCCCGGTCGACGACCTCGCCCGTTGGCTCGACGACCGCCTCCGCCTCGCGGAGGGGTCGAAGAAGTACCTCAACAAGGCCTTCCCGGCCCACTGGTCGTTCCTGCTCGGCGAGGTGGCCCTGTTCTCGCTGGTGGTGCTGCTGTTCACCGGCACGTTCCTGGCCTTCTTCTACACCCCCGACGCCCGCCTGGTCGTCTACGAGGGCCCGTACGTGCCGTTGCAGGGCCTGGAGATCTCGGCCGCCTACGAGTCGACCCTGCGGTTGTCGTTCGAGGTCCGCGCGGGTCTGCTGATGCGCCAGATCCACCACTGGGCGGCGCTGGTGTTCGTGGCGGCCATCGTGGCGCACATGCTGCGGGTGTTCTTCACCGGCGCGTTCCGCCGCCCCCGCGAGATCAACTGGGTCATCGGCGTGCTGCTGCTGCTGCTGTCGTTCGCCGCCGGATTCACCGGCTACTCGTTGCCCGACGACCTGCTCAGCGGCACCGGGCTGCGCATCGGCTACTCGGTGGTCCTCGGCATCCCGTTCGTCGGACCGCTGCTCGGCTTCCTGCTGCTGGGCGGCGAGTACCCCGGCACCGACACCATCAGCCGGCTGCACATCGCCCACGTGATGCTCATCCCGGCCGGTTTGCTCGGTCTGCTCGGTGCGCACCTGGCGATCCTGATCCGGCAGAAGCACACCCACAAGCCCTCGAGCCTGGCGCGCGACGACAACGTCGTCGGTGAGCCGCTGTTCCCGAGCCAGACGCTGACCACGCTGTCGCTCGGGGCGTTCACGATCGCGGTGCTGTGCCTG
Coding sequences:
- a CDS encoding NfeD family protein codes for the protein MNRVERTDASRLRAAAALACLVAGLLSVLGATSVRAQAPTSIATTTVTGAITPVTAEHLADTVALAAQDGHQALVVLLDTPGGLVDATRRIAQSFLDAPLPVVVYVAPAGADAGSAGTFITYAGHVAAMAPATTIGAATPVDLEGGEVGDKIVENAAAFARTLAEERGRDVDFAVASVRDGRSVTAATALEEGVVDLIADDLDDLLGRLDGADVEVRGRGTVTLTTAGATTVDYEMSTARTLLAILADPNLAFVFLSLGTLGILYEIASPGLGLGGVIGVASLVLAMFSLAVLPVNWAGAVLLVVAFVMFVAELFMPGVGVGAAGGTGALVLGGLFLFQDQPGLGVDWWVIAPTAVLMLALTILAGRIVWRSRARPSAAGSDDLLGRTVVVRDAATGTPRARVSGSYWRLQPLDGAPPLRDGQTVEVVDRHNLDLVVVPVARARADGSAAPIRTD
- a CDS encoding c-type cytochrome, coding for MSADALRSASGRSLRALRWVLGVVAIATVAVGINLAFGASATAQEPGLGGQWAQDQDLVNRGAQLFGANCALCHGEQGRGLQQPGPQAGPSLIGVGAASVDFMVRSGRMPMTDAQNRLQRGPNRFSEEDTRALVAFVESLAPGEGPDIPDIDGWQEADLSHGLELFTRNCAACHGPTAQGIAVGQRDISSTLDVVPPLEIAEAVRSGPGVMPRFLEDTMSEEDLQAVTAWVMDLREREAPGGWSFGRSGPVAEGAIAIIVGLGLLTIVMYLLGEKAHDEYDEVEEYRGER
- a CDS encoding cytochrome b encodes the protein MSAAETRRRQSPVDDLARWLDDRLRLAEGSKKYLNKAFPAHWSFLLGEVALFSLVVLLFTGTFLAFFYTPDARLVVYEGPYVPLQGLEISAAYESTLRLSFEVRAGLLMRQIHHWAALVFVAAIVAHMLRVFFTGAFRRPREINWVIGVLLLLLSFAAGFTGYSLPDDLLSGTGLRIGYSVVLGIPFVGPLLGFLLLGGEYPGTDTISRLHIAHVMLIPAGLLGLLGAHLAILIRQKHTHKPSSLARDDNVVGEPLFPSQTLTTLSLGAFTIAVLCLLGGLFEINPVWLYGTYEPYEVFAPAQPDWYMGWTEGLVRLWPAWEWTILGVTITSTFLPAVGLGGVIFTVLFAWPWIDKKWVGKDDLEHHLLQRPRDNPLRTGIGVAALTLMGVIFVAGSNDVIASNLEMGLQTLTVLLRWACFVLPPITGFIAFRIARSLQRGEQPAPAREPSPVESA
- a CDS encoding ubiquinol-cytochrome c reductase iron-sulfur subunit, producing the protein MASGDRPRTRGEQWREQRERQDRGARLAAISFVVAIIAAFGLMGVYIAGGQTQLEGALLFVAFGAVGTGLGIWGKQVIGPRIVVEERYPMRSPEPARDEFEAAYEESLGEAVVGGRRRFLLRLLAGAGASLGLALIVPIRSLGPGPGRDLFATAWEPGLRLVDAGGTPILAEQMAADEVRTVFPEGAAGDAKAQALLIGTRPDQLDRDALPGQTVGDLVCYSKICTHAGCPVGLYRASVGELICPCHQSTFDVNNAAVVVSGPAGRGLPQLPLGVDDEGYLIATGDFNEPVGPSFWNMTHDVDV
- a CDS encoding slipin family protein: MDGAVIGIAFALVLLVLIVASSIRIVDEYERGVIFRLGRVTGARGPGLFFLIPVIEKMVKVNLQTIAMDIPPQDIITKDNVTVRVNAVTYFNVTEPVASVVKVQNYAYATSQIAQTTLRSVIGGVDLDEVLVNRDEINSQLQQIIDGITDDWGVKVTLVEVKDVELPEVMRRAMARQAEAERDRRAKVIHAQGEFEAAQRLSEAAHVLATESGAMQLRLLQTLTDISAEQNSTLVLPIPMELLKFAESFAPNQSDASRNA